In Mangifera indica cultivar Alphonso unplaced genomic scaffold, CATAS_Mindica_2.1 Un_0025, whole genome shotgun sequence, a genomic segment contains:
- the LOC123206133 gene encoding spermidine hydroxycinnamoyl transferase-like, with product MATVNLKNSQMVKPAETTWTGTVALSEWDQIGTITHVPTIYFYKKSLKLDSGSVLDTLKDSLSRALVHFYPLAGRLRWIGNGRLELDCNAKGVRLIEAESQTKLESLGDFTPSPEYELLVPSVDYTIPIEEIPLLLVQVTRFQCGGISLSFTISHAIVDGQSALHFISEWARIARGEPLSVAPFLDRRVLRAGEPVVGSLEESDDHNHEEFNHPPLLLGQSNNLEERKKKTIVAMLKLSKFQVEKLKNMANESKNAGYTRPFSRYETVTGHVWRCACKARGHMPQQPTALGVCVDSRSRIKPALPLGYFGNATLDVIAISCTGELVSKPLGYAVSKIREAIMAVTSEFIKSGIEFLKKQPSLTKFQDIHALGGTEGPFYGNPNLGVVSWLTLPIYGLDFGWGKEVYMGPGTHDFDGDSLILQNPNEDGGLILALCLQVGHMEAFKKYFYEDIM from the coding sequence ATGGCAACTGTGAACTTGAAGAATTCTCAAATGGTGAAGCCAGCTGAAACGACATGGACTGGCACTGTAGCCCTCTCAGAGTGGGATCAAATTGGCACCATAACTCATGTTCCCACCATCTACTTCtataaaaaatctctaaaaCTCGATTCAGGTTCCGTTCTCGATACCTTGAAGGATTCACTTAGCCGTGCTTTGGTCCATTTCTACCCTCTTGCGGGCCGTTTGCGTTGGATAGGTAATGGTCGGTTAGAGCTCGACTGCAATGCAAAAGGTGTTCGGCTCATTGAGGCCGAGTCTCAAACAAAACTTGAATCTTTGGGTGATTTTACCCCATCTCCAGAGTATGAACTTCTTGTTCCATCTGTTGATTATACTATCCCAATTGAAGAAATCCCACTGTTGCTAGTGCAAGTTACCAGGTTTCAATGTGGGGGTATTAGTCTCAGTTTCACTATATCTCATGCAATTGTGGATGGTCAGAGTGCGCTTCATTTCATATCCGAGTGGGCGAGAATAGCCCGTGGTGAGCCTTTAAGTGTGGCGCCGTTCCTTGACCGGAGAGTCCTGAGAGCTGGAGAGCCTGTGGTGGGTTCTCTTGAAGAGTCTGATGATCATAATCATGAAGAATTCAACCACCCACCGCTCTTGCTCGGGCAATCGAACAACttagaagagagaaagaagaagaccATCGTAGCCATGTTAAAGCTGAGCAAATTCCAAGTAGAGAAGCTTAAAAACATGGCTAATGAAAGCAAAAACGCAGGATACACTCGCCCTTTTAGCCGGTACGAGACAGTGACAGGACATGTGTGGCGTTGCGCCTGCAAGGCTCGCGGGCACATGCCCCAGCAGCCCACCGCACTAGGCGTATGCGTCGATTCACGCAGCCGCATTAAGCCAGCATTGCCACTTGGTTACTTTGGCAATGCAACTCTTGATGTCATCGCCATCAGCTGCACTGGTGAGCTCGTTTCGAAGCCATTAGGTTATGCGGTGAGCAAGATAAGAGAAGCGATAATGGCAGTGACTAGTGAATTCATTAAGTCTGGGATTGAGTTCTTGAAGAAACAACCGAGCTTAACAAAGTTTCAAGATATTCATGCATTGGGGGGAACAGAAGGACCCTTTTATGGAAATCCTAATCTTGGTGTGGTGAGTTGGTTGACGCTGCCGATTTACGGTCTCGATTTCGGGTGGGGGAAGGAGGTTTATATGGGGCCAGGAACTCATGATTTTGATGGGGATTCTTTGATTTTGCAAAATCCTAATGAAGATGGAGGGTTGATTCTTGCATTGTGTTTGCAAGTTGGACATATGGAAGCTTTCAAGAAGTATTTCTATGAAGATATAATGTAG